The nucleotide sequence GTGAATGTTCAAAAGAACAGTGATCAAAtgactaaataaatgaattaaccaCACAGGTCTAGGATCTTTCCTTATCAATCTTCCTTCAGCCCAGGCAGAATTCATGAATGACAGAAACTACCTTAAACtttccccccccccaagacaagTTTTAGAGCCTggccgggaactagctcttgcagaccaggctggccttgaactcctcctctgcctctgccacctgactgctgggattaaaggcatgcgccaccactgcctggcacttaaataaacttttcaaGTACCCAAGGTCAAAGGACCAAGAAACTCCAAAGCAGCCAAAGCCACTTAAGTCATGAATACATTCCCCTTTGAAAGGCCAAACTCACCATGCTCTTGCATAAGAGACCCAGGATCTCCAGCAACAAAGAAGTAGCTTTGCCTATGGGCCTCAGAGGCTTCGTAATTTCCCTGCAAGAGAAATCAATCCTGATAGTCTCCATAGCCCTCGACATTACTTCATCCCTCTCCAAACACAGCATTCAAGTTGTCTCACTCCATTGTAAATGAGGGAGGGCTTACCTGAAGAGCTCTCCCATGGGTACCCCATCTTCCTGGAGAATGGGTGTTATCAATTCTGCCAGGTAAAGCCATACATGAGGGATATCAATTTCCATGTCCTCGGCCAATTCTAGTGTTTCATACAGCCTGAAAAGGGAATGAAAAGTCAGGGCATTTGGGGAGATGGGCCTTCCAGGGAAATGTAGCATGACAAGTATCAAATGTGGAGGCCCTCCAGAAACATTTTCCAGACATGACAATCTCAAGCTAAAGCCACCATCACCCCTTACAAAGCTAATTGGAATGGTCGGCCTATATACTCAATGCAAAGTTCCATGAACTCCATAAAGAAATTGGTGGATATGTGAAAACGGAAGGTCCACAGAAATAAATCATTTACCCTTGATAGTACTGGGCAGTAGAGAGGTGCCCTGAGCAGAGCAGCTGGTGCAGCAGCCGCCCCATGTGCTCACGAGCAATGGTGCTACGCTCCAGTGTGGACTCAATGCCATGCCGCACAAAGATGAAGAGCAAGGAGGGTGACGCCAGCTCCTGGACACACTGTACTGCCTCCTGTGGAGGGCAGAGCACACCGAGAAAAGTATCACTCCCTGGCCCAACCTTTACAAACCATGCCAGTCAGCACAGCTCCCCTTCTCAGTGCCAACCTTCATGTCATTGAGATGGAGATATTCCTCAATGATGGCCTTGGATTTCTTCTCCACCTCATCCTCTGAGAGTGCAGCCTTTGGAGGGCTCATTGGTGGGAGATTGGCTTCCCGCTTCACTATGGGGGCAAGGGGAGGAGAACCTTTCAATTACTCATCTTAACAGTCTAGAGCCACATCAGCCTCTCCTCTGTTCCTCTGCCAGCCTTCCTTTCCTTACCAGGATCCCGACCACGATCCTCTGTGAGGCTAGCTGCCTTGCGCAGTCCCTCAGGCTGGGAAGGTCGCTCTCTACTCCGCTCCTCCACTTCCTTGCTAAAACTTCGCTTGGTGGTTGGTGTTCTGGCACGATCAGGTCGGTCCCCACGGTCACCTCCCCGTTCACTCCGCTCTAGTCGGTCTCCCCGGTCCCCAGCTTTCTCACCTCTTTCTCGGCTTAAGCTACTCCTGGAAGAAGAGATACATTGTTTCTCACCTATACTTGCTCAAGCACTTGTAGGGCAGCTGCTAGGTGGTATTCTTGGCAACAAGGACATGTCTAAGCAATACAAGTAAGAGAAATCTCTATGCTTTGACAACCAAAACCCAATCACAATATTCTGTGAGAACAACCCCACCCCCTAAAATTCTCACCTCTGTACAACACGCCTGTTATCTGTGTTCTCTGTAGGTAATGCTTGTTGAAGAGCAGAAAAGCGATTCAAGGTACTAGTAGCTGGACGAGTGGCTTCTGATGCTATAGAGACAGAAAGCTGCATTAAcccacttcttccttcccagagctATAGTTCCAAGAGTGCTCCATGCCTCATTCACTCTCCTACTTTATGCACCCCCTCTATCATTGAGGACTCTTGGTCGCAAAGTTGACAGGAAGTAATTCATTCTCTGGCATTATGTATATTCCTCCTGTATTCATTCCCTACTTACTTATTCTGAGTTTCCTGTGGAGGGAAGACTATACCTTAAGGGAGCTGAGAATAGCAATTACCCAGTTTCCTACAGTGGCTTTCCATACCTGTGTCTGAGGGCTTGGCTCCTGAGCCCCCACTGCTGCCCTTGCCCCAACTCAGTCGCCCTCCTGGTGCAAAGAGTTGGTTGTTAGAATCAATGGAACCAGGCTGCAGAAGGAAAGACAGTAGATTTATAGACTTCTGACCTAGCTTAAGCCCTTAGCCAACACCACCTCACACAGCCACAAGGTAACAAGTGATCCAACTCAAGAGAACACATAAAGGAGTAACTGTTGTCCTATCCCAGTAGTTCTTCATAGACAGCGGAACTCCACATAATTCCACATAATTCATAGATCAGAAAACAGCAccctttgatttcttttcagtCACTTAAAAGTGTAAAgcctggctgggcggtggtggcgcacgcctttaatcccagcactcgggaggcagaggcaggcggatctctgtgagttcgagaccagcctggtctacagagctagttccagtagaggctccaaaaccacagagaaaccctgtcccgaaaaaccaaaataaataaataaataaatttaaagtgtaAAGCCTGTTCTTGGCTTGATCTGGTGTCCTGTCAGTTTGCTAGGACCGACGTGAACAAACACTATAGCTGGCGCACTTCGTCTAACTTGTCTCTAGCAATCTAGAGTCTAGGAGGAAAAGTTCAGCTGTCAGCACCCTAACTGGGGGGACTAATGGCAGTTCCTCTCTCCTCACCCTCCACCTCACCCACTCCAGAATACAACCCTACCTTTGTGATCTTGGTGAGCCGGGAGGTGTCAATGGGGCGGCTGCCTTTGCTAATGGGGACTGTATTCCAGCCACCATCATCCACAAGTGGAAGGCCACGGCctgagacaaaaaaagaaaaaaggagggggggatgTTGGGATAACAAGTCCTAACAACTTCCTTCTTGTGCCACCTCAGCCTTTCTTCCTCAGATCCTCAATCCCATCATGTGGACTCAGTGGCCCAGACACGTGGCACTAACAGAAGTCATCAGTGGAAAGCATGTTACCCTCATACCCTCCAGGAGGTTCACTGTCTCCTCTTAgccctagcctcaaactcactgatgGGCGGGCCTGGAGGGCCACCCCGACGCTTGTCGCCGCCCTTGGCCATGAGCTGCTGCACTTTGATATGTTCTCGGTGCTCTTCCATCTCAGCTTCCTTGTGGATCTGATCAATAGTCTTGGGCCCCTGATCCCCTCGGCGTGGAACCCAATTGCtctttgaaaaccaaacaaaaccagcagTTATTTTGGGTTGGCAGGGATCAGACAAGGCAGtgtcaggaactcaaacagcagATAAAGTGGGGAAGAGACACACCTGCCGCAGATCTAGTACATCCTGCAGCATGAAACGGATACGAGATGaagtcttcttttctttaatgattttttcCATTTGGTTGAAATACTGATCCATTCGAGGCTAGGAAGCAAAGGATCAAGTCAATTATCTCTCATACCTCACCTCTGGCATTGGCTAAGCAGCCCAGACCCCTCAGCCTTGTATGTTGTCAGCAGGCCCGTATATTTCACCCATTCCCCACATCCCAGGACCTCTACCTTGGCTTTTGCAAAGTCCAGGTCTTTGCCAATAGTGGTGAGGAGGCGACAGAGGCATTCCAGGGACTCTTCATCATGGTTCTTAAGTAGTTTGACCACACAATCATGCATTATTGCTTCTGTTAACATCTTCAGCTTGAATAACTCTCCAATGAACTTGATATTCCCTAAAGAGCGCCGCCGAGCTATGTCCCGGGCTTCTTCTAGTTCTTCTTTCAGGCGTCCCCGTTCTTCTGCCTGTCAGTCATAGGACAAAGATTATGTCAAAATGATAACcatggggctgtagagatgggtcagtggttaagaatacttgccattcttgcagaagacctggattcagttcccaatacccatgtggtagcttacaaccatctatactccagttccaaggaatccagtGCCCCTTTCTGGCACCAGACATGTACAATgtacacataatacatacatgctgacaaaacatacatataaaaataaagctaaggCCGGGTGGTAgtgagcatgcctttaattccagcactcagaagatagaggcaggcagatctctgggagtttgaggccagcctgatctacaagagctagttccagaacagctagggctgttacacaaagaaaccctgtctctagcaacaaaaacaaacaaaaaagctaagaACAAAACAGTTACTTGGCTAaaacccccttttctctttttatctagATAGCCAGGCTATTATTAAACACTCATGTCCTAAGGTCAAAGAGAGTCCTCAAGAATCTTAATACTACTATCCCCAGAGCTCTACAGCCAAGCTGACTGGTGGGTGAGGGTGGTGACCACAGAGTAGAATTGGCAATACACTTTCTCACCGTAGCAGCTTCATCcatctctttttgctttttttcaaaaaCTTCATCATCATCTTTGTCTTTCTCAAATTCCTTCTGGCATCGATTTAACAACAGTTTTCGAAAATTCACAGTCACTGTTGGCTTTTCTGTAGTGGGCACTTTCAGCTGTTGGCCAAAGATAGTATCACACTAAAATCAGTACACGCCTTTCAAGTTTTCTTGGATGCTGTATAACAGACAAGGGGGAACCAAGGAAAGCTGGACTCCAGGATCCCCAGGAAGATGTAGGAAACTACATAAGATGTAAAAAACTAGAcgagcaagatggctcagtgtgtgaaGAAGCCTGCCATGCAAGTTTGGCAATCTGAGTTTAATTTCCAGAAATCCACATAAAgttagaagagaactgactccacaaagttatcCCTACTGCCAAACGTGCACTGGAGCAAACATGTAACTATATACACTAAgggacataaaataaatgttgaatAGCGGAAACTAACCGCCATGAGGCAGCGGCACATATTGGCATAAGCCACAGAGAAGTTGGGCTCTGAAATGGCTTTCTCAAAGATGAGGTCAATAACTCCTTTGAGGCGTTCCTCGGTGTCAATGGCCAGCTGTGTCACCTGCTTCATCAGCTGCTGGAACATCTGGGGTGTCAGCTTATTCAGGATGGAGCGCACCCTGCGGAACAGGTCCTGTCAGGGAAGACGACAGGATCTAGTTTAGTACTCAAAGTAAACACTGGCTGCTTAGACAGACGCAATGGTAGGAACTGAGTCCAGACACTGATAATCAGCATGGTGGACACAGTAAAGTGGCTCAGAAAGCAGATCTTGAGAAGCAGGAATGGAGACCAAAGGCAAGATGTGCCAGTACCTGGGTTTTGCTTCCATCAGCATCCTCTTCCCCTCGATCCTTATCAGCTGCTGTCCGTTTGCTACTGGGTTTCCAAGCCTTCTCTGCTTTGTTCAGTTTTATGTCTTCAGTCATTATGACTGAGGAAATGATCTTGCGTGTTTCCTTTCGTGGACCCTGCTGAGAGCGCCTGGGTCCCAAGCCAGCCTGCTAGACAAGGGATGAggacaaatgaaaataaagaaaaataaagaatagcaAGTATAGTATGTGACCCCATTACCACATAGCCTCAAGACTCGCAGGCTGAGGCACACAAGATCCCACCCTGTTACACATCCGCCCCTCAGCCAGCCCCACTCACCGGCCCTCGTGGCAGCTCCCCACCTGGCCCACCCCTTGGGGGCCCACGGTTATTGAGGGTTGGTCGGCCAAGGTTGGCAAAAGGTGGAGTGAAATCTGGGCCACAGTTTATGCCAGGTAGCCTGGAGGGGTCCAGCTGCCGAAGTGGTGTTTTATTGGCCTGCAGAGAAGATGTATGTCTTAGGAACGGGTTAGGGTTACCAACTTCTCTTTGGAGGCTTCAGGCACTCCCAGGTCAAACCAACATTCCTCAAAACACCAACCTTGTCGAGCACTACATCAGTGATATGGGGCAATCCTTCTGGTTTCTGCATACTGGCAAAGATGAATTGAAAGCCGAGCAGGAATTCCCTGTCATAACGCTTCTTTTCTTCAAGGTTCAGAGGCTTCCACTGATCTGCACGACAGGATGCAATCACACTGCTATGTTCTGTTACAGGGCTACCCATTTCTCAACCACTCAACTCTTCCTTAAACACACCTGATTTGTACTCATACTTCTGCTCCCCAGGCTGGATGTTCTCAGCATTATGAATTTTGTCTTCCTTAGAGTCCCAGGTTTCATCTGCTTCCTCAGGCTGTGGGGGCACAGTGCTGCCCTCAGACTCTGGGCTTGGGTTGACGCTTGTAGGAGGCTGATTCTCTACCTCTGGTACTGCTGGGTCCACCTTCAATCATAGAAGAAGGCCCAGGTTCAGTCACATGGTCACCACTCCCAACTGTGCCATTTTCCCTCAACTACCTGTTTCCTTACCTCCTTGAAGGCATCTAGAAGGTCACCCACAgcctccttcttatttagctcttTAATTTTCCGCCTCCTCTTTGGCACAGATACTGCCactaaaagaaaaggaggagaaagagaaggaccaAGCTGTGAATGAGTTAATAGTATCCCTAACACAcggaggaaaaagacaaaaaaataaaaccagccacacaCAGCATTCCCTCTCTATCACTCCCACTTTAGGCTCTGAATCTTAACTGTAAGCCACGCATCATGGCCCAGTTCTGTAATTCAGAACTTGGAGACAGAGACATAAGTATcaggagttcatggccagcccgggctacataagaccttgtctcaaaacttaCTTCTTGGGGTTTATCACAAGTCCAAAAATGGGAGCCCATTTGTGGGAGGCTATGCACACaaaggtggtacatgccttttaattccagcacttgggaggcagaggcaggcagaactcgaGTCTGAGGTTAGCCTATTCTGTGTATCAAGTTCCCAGAGAGCCAAAAGCTACATAAataccatctcaaaacaaaacagaagaggtGCCAAATGGGAGACCAACGAAGAGAACACCCCCAAAATGGACAACACCAATCATCTAGCTGTATCTTACCTTGGGTGGCTGCTGCCACCTCTAAATTATGAGACAACTGGGCTGGGACAGGAGTGCTGTCGAGGGGGAGTTCCTCGGCTGCCTTCTCACTCTCAGCTTCCccgccctcctcttcttcctctacttcttcctcctgagCAGGAGATGTATCCAAAGGAGCCACaggtggagaggcagagagagtggtGGCTGGTGCCATGGATGAAACCTCCTTGACCTGTTCCTCTGGCTCACTGACTGGGCTTAGGTCCACAGCTGGTGGTGGTGAGGGGGCTCCATTGAGCAGTTCCTCAGGCTGGGCAGTTGGAGCAATGGGCACAGGTGATTCAGAAGCACAAACTAAAAGAGGGGGAGAAGCTGGCTCTGTGCTTGACTCCACCTCTGGTTCCAGATCCTCAGATGGGACCATGCCATTGGGCTCATGAGTTTCTGCCCTGTGAGGTGCCAGGGACGTGGAAACCGGGAGAGGACTGGAAGAGAACTCGGATTCTGGAATGGGTTTGCTGAGCGTCACTTCTACTTCCAGTATGGGTTCAGCAAGAGTGGGTTCTGGAGAGAGGCAATATGGCTCCCCAGTTTCACAAGAGATGGGGGTCGATTCTTCTACAGACATTTGTATCATCCCCGTTGTCATAGTGTCCCCAGGAATGGAGAGGACTCCAAGATTAGACTCAGACCCCGGCTCCAAAATTGGGGGTGGTGATGGGGTTGGAGAAGGTGATGAAGGCTGAGATTCTGTGCCAGGGCTGTGCTCTGGGCCAGGTAGTCCTGGTCGCCCCCCAATAGCTGCTCCCTGTGACCGGTCATCTACACAAAACGAACAAGAATTCATGACAGCAAGTTCttcactgttttcttcctcttagcTAAGGTTACTTCAATTTAACATTCTCATCCTACATCCCAGTCTTCTCCCACTAAGGCTGTTTTCCCATTTCTTCCAAAACAGTCTAACTTCAAACCCACTACATGAAACCTAAGTCATCCTTCTCTGGTACTCAGCTCACACCACTCCACCTCCCTCAAGTTTAATACGCATACTTCACCTCCCATAAAAGCCGTGCAACTGCCTTCCTTACCTGGCCGGATAATGACAGCAACCTGAGGCGACTCCCCATTAGGCTGAGGCTCCAGACCGCCTCCCGTCTGCAGGACACAAGTGTTAAAAGTGTGCACTGAGGAGTTCCCCACCCTTCTTTACTAGAGTCATTTCTACTTTAGCTCTGCGTAGAAATCCAGAAAGCAGGGAAATAAACCCCTTAGGTGAAGGAAAAGATCAAGTGACTTGGGAATCCAGGACAGAAGAGCTGTCCAGGCCAAGGTTATCTATCACTCCAACAGCTGACAGTACCTGGGGAGGAGTAGGCGTGGAGGCAGTGCGGGCCCCAGACATGATCTCTTCTGTGATATCCTTCCCCCCTTGGTTTGGGTCTCGAATTCGAatctggggaaaaaaagctaCAGGATGAGTGGGAAGCAGAAGGAGCCCACCTCTCCACCCTGTCCCACTCCTAAGACTCTGGGCCAACCTCCCACCCCTACTGGGAAGCAGGTGGGTGGGTGCCAGAAACCCCATGAGTTCTACTGTCAACCCATCCGGCTGCTCTTGTAGTCGCTGCCCTAGTCCCCACCCCTAAGACTCTTGACCTCACAGAACAGCCCTGTACATCACaatgcccctccctccctccctcccctctacccACCGGCATCCCTAAGTCAATGGCTGCACACCCTGGAGCTCAAGACCCCCATCTAGCATCCAGCTAGCTCACTTGTGGCTGGTCGGCCTGATCTCTAGGGGTAGGGCCCAGATGCAGTGGGTGGAGCCAGGGTGACTCAGCGGCTTCCCCAGCCCTGGCACCCTATTCTGGGCACCATGCCCAGGGCTTGAGGACTGAGCAGAGGCGTAGGCCTCCAGAGCTTCCAGGACTAGGGGGTGAAGAGCACAAAACAAACCATTTCCAAAGCTAACCACCAGCAACCCCAAACCAATCACAGGTCTTATGAGCCTACTAGAGTACAAGTCTCTGGGAAATTTCCCTGCTGCTCACTTAGTCCTCCCATGAGCACCTTCTACACTGCAATCACCTTACAAGGAACCTTTGTACTCCACAGACCCTGACCTCTGCTTAAGCTCAGATGAAAGTCTATCAAGTTCTGCACTCATGAGTACACCATCCCAGGAGTCCGTCCCCAGATGTCCCAGAACCCCTCACTGCTACTCACAGTTTTCCGCTCCCTCTTAGGGGCAATCTGGGGCGGCTGGTTCATCAGAACTGGGGCAGGAGCCACACTAGCAGGAAACTGCTGCACACCTTGGGCCGGATAATAGGCACCAGCTTGAGGGAAGGAGGACAGAAAAAAAGATTTGTGACAGCATCAGGACCCAAACATATACTAATACTGCTTGAACACCTCCCACTGCAGAACGTCTCATCATACACAGCCGGCCCCTTGCCCTTCCCTGCCCGCCTCCCTAGGGAATTAGGTGTCTGTCAAAGCAGGGGAACCAGTTTGAACTGCATTTACAAGAATTCCTCacagcgacacacacacaccttgtagACAGAACTCCTTCTTCTCTATGCTACGAGGTACCTGTTTTACCCCACAAGGCACTCTTATGTACCCCACCCCAGCAACATACATAGACACTCTCAACTTGAGACAATCAGCTGTTTGGCAGGGAATAAAAAGGGTTTCCAAATCATTCCACTCAAGCTGACTCCAATTCCTAATTTAGCCCTTTGCAAGAAGTAATGTAACAAAAAGTAACACTGGGcccaagaaaagtaaaattttctaACCCAATTGTCTCCAACGAGGGGTACACTTGTAACTCATCCCAATTCCCACTTACTACTTCTGAAAGCACCAACGGTGGTTATGCTTaaaatcacacatacatacacatatctacaACTATAAATGTATTAAACGCACATACTTAACATCTTCCCAATGGGAAAAATTTTCAGATACTGATCTAAGTTAGCATGGTGGCACAGACTTGTAATTCCAACAaccagaggcagggggaatcattgcaagtttgaggctagcctggtctacagagcaagttccaagaaaAGCCATAACTACATCatttaagaccctgtctcaaaaacaaaacccattgcCATACAGATCAGAACAATCCTTTCATTGAACATATATGAAAGATAACTATGAAAAATCACTCAAACCCATGTTATTGTCTCCCAACTATGAAAGAAACCAACCAGAAAAAGTCTAACTTGGCTTTCAAGTCGGAGCCtgtatttctttcagtttatttttaattatgtgtctgtgtgggggtattTATACATCTGCAGGTACCCAAAGTGGCCAGAGATGTTGGATCCTCAGGCTTTGGAAGTGATAGACGGTGTGAGCTGCCTGAAATGGGAGCTGCTATAGAATTtgaggcctctgcaagagcagttactcttagccactgagttctgtgtctccagccctttctttttGAAGTCATATTCGTTTTTAGCATATGCATGCCCGAGTACCATGGGTTacgaggggaggggagaagacaatttgtgggagtcagttctctctgacCCACCAGGTTCCAGTGACCAAACTCA is from Microtus pennsylvanicus isolate mMicPen1 chromosome 1, mMicPen1.hap1, whole genome shotgun sequence and encodes:
- the Eif4g1 gene encoding eukaryotic translation initiation factor 4 gamma 1 isoform X15; translated protein: MNTPSQPRQHFYPSRAQPPSSAASRVQSAAPARPGPATHVYPAGSQVMMIPSQISYSASQGAYYIPGQGRSTYVVPTQQYPVQPGAPGFYPGASPTEFGTYAGAYYPAQGVQQFPASVAPAPVLMNQPPQIAPKRERKTIRIRDPNQGGKDITEEIMSGARTASTPTPPQTGGGLEPQPNGESPQVAVIIRPDDRSQGAAIGGRPGLPGPEHSPGTESQPSSPSPTPSPPPILEPGSESNLGVLSIPGDTMTTGMIQMSVEESTPISCETGEPYCLSPEPTLAEPILEVEVTLSKPIPESEFSSSPLPVSTSLAPHRAETHEPNGMVPSEDLEPEVESSTEPASPPLLVCASESPVPIAPTAQPEELLNGAPSPPPAVDLSPVSEPEEQVKEVSSMAPATTLSASPPVAPLDTSPAQEEEVEEEEEGGEAESEKAAEELPLDSTPVPAQLSHNLEVAAATQVAVSVPKRRRKIKELNKKEAVGDLLDAFKEVDPAVPEVENQPPTSVNPSPESEGSTVPPQPEEADETWDSKEDKIHNAENIQPGEQKYEYKSDQWKPLNLEEKKRYDREFLLGFQFIFASMQKPEGLPHITDVVLDKANKTPLRQLDPSRLPGINCGPDFTPPFANLGRPTLNNRGPPRGGPGGELPRGPAGLGPRRSQQGPRKETRKIISSVIMTEDIKLNKAEKAWKPSSKRTAADKDRGEEDADGSKTQDLFRRVRSILNKLTPQMFQQLMKQVTQLAIDTEERLKGVIDLIFEKAISEPNFSVAYANMCRCLMALKVPTTEKPTVTVNFRKLLLNRCQKEFEKDKDDDEVFEKKQKEMDEAATAEERGRLKEELEEARDIARRRSLGNIKFIGELFKLKMLTEAIMHDCVVKLLKNHDEESLECLCRLLTTIGKDLDFAKAKPRMDQYFNQMEKIIKEKKTSSRIRFMLQDVLDLRQSNWVPRRGDQGPKTIDQIHKEAEMEEHREHIKVQQLMAKGGDKRRGGPPGPPISRGLPLVDDGGWNTVPISKGSRPIDTSRLTKITKPGSIDSNNQLFAPGGRLSWGKGSSGGSGAKPSDTASEATRPATSTLNRFSALQQALPTENTDNRRVVQRSSLSRERGEKAGDRGDRLERSERGGDRGDRPDRARTPTTKRSFSKEVEERSRERPSQPEGLRKAASLTEDRGRDPVKREANLPPMSPPKAALSEDEVEKKSKAIIEEYLHLNDMKEAVQCVQELASPSLLFIFVRHGIESTLERSTIAREHMGRLLHQLLCSGHLSTAQYYQGLYETLELAEDMEIDIPHVWLYLAELITPILQEDGVPMGELFREITKPLRPIGKATSLLLEILGLLCKSMGPKKVGMLWREAGLSWREFLAEGQDINSFVTEQKVEYTLGEESEAPGQRALAFEELRRQLEKLLKEGSSNQRVFDWIEANLNEQQIASNTLVRALMTAVCHSAIIFETPLRVDVTVLKLRARLLQKYLCDEQKELQALYALQALVVTLEQPANLLRMFFDALYDEDVVKEDAFYSWESSKDPAEQQGKGVALKSVTAFFNWLREAEEEESDHN
- the Eif4g1 gene encoding eukaryotic translation initiation factor 4 gamma 1 isoform X1, with translation MNKAPQPTGPPPARSPGLPQPAFPPGQTAPVVFSTPQATQMNTPSQPRQGGFRSLQHFYPSRAQPPSSAASRVQSAAPARPGPATHVYPAGSQVMMIPSQISYSASQGAYYIPGQGRSTYVVPTQQYPVQPGAPGFYPGASPTEFGTYAGAYYPAQGVQQFPASVAPAPVLMNQPPQIAPKRERKTIRIRDPNQGGKDITEEIMSGARTASTPTPPQTGGGLEPQPNGESPQVAVIIRPDDRSQGAAIGGRPGLPGPEHSPGTESQPSSPSPTPSPPPILEPGSESNLGVLSIPGDTMTTGMIQMSVEESTPISCETGEPYCLSPEPTLAEPILEVEVTLSKPIPESEFSSSPLPVSTSLAPHRAETHEPNGMVPSEDLEPEVESSTEPASPPLLVCASESPVPIAPTAQPEELLNGAPSPPPAVDLSPVSEPEEQVKEVSSMAPATTLSASPPVAPLDTSPAQEEEVEEEEEGGEAESEKAAEELPLDSTPVPAQLSHNLEVAAATQVAVSVPKRRRKIKELNKKEAVGDLLDAFKEVDPAVPEVENQPPTSVNPSPESEGSTVPPQPEEADETWDSKEDKIHNAENIQPGEQKYEYKSDQWKPLNLEEKKRYDREFLLGFQFIFASMQKPEGLPHITDVVLDKANKTPLRQLDPSRLPGINCGPDFTPPFANLGRPTLNNRGPPRGGPGGELPRGPQAGLGPRRSQQGPRKETRKIISSVIMTEDIKLNKAEKAWKPSSKRTAADKDRGEEDADGSKTQDLFRRVRSILNKLTPQMFQQLMKQVTQLAIDTEERLKGVIDLIFEKAISEPNFSVAYANMCRCLMALKVPTTEKPTVTVNFRKLLLNRCQKEFEKDKDDDEVFEKKQKEMDEAATAEERGRLKEELEEARDIARRRSLGNIKFIGELFKLKMLTEAIMHDCVVKLLKNHDEESLECLCRLLTTIGKDLDFAKAKPRMDQYFNQMEKIIKEKKTSSRIRFMLQDVLDLRQSNWVPRRGDQGPKTIDQIHKEAEMEEHREHIKVQQLMAKGGDKRRGGPPGPPISRGLPLVDDGGWNTVPISKGSRPIDTSRLTKITKPGSIDSNNQLFAPGGRLSWGKGSSGGSGAKPSDTASEATRPATSTLNRFSALQQALPTENTDNRRVVQRSSLSRERGEKAGDRGDRLERSERGGDRGDRPDRARTPTTKRSFSKEVEERSRERPSQPEGLRKAASLTEDRGRDPGSPPLAPIVKREANLPPMSPPKAALSEDEVEKKSKAIIEEYLHLNDMKEAVQCVQELASPSLLFIFVRHGIESTLERSTIAREHMGRLLHQLLCSGHLSTAQYYQGLYETLELAEDMEIDIPHVWLYLAELITPILQEDGVPMGELFREITKPLRPIGKATSLLLEILGLLCKSMGPKKVGMLWREAGLSWREFLAEGQDINSFVTEQKVEYTLGEESEAPGQRALAFEELRRQLEKLLKEGSSNQRVFDWIEANLNEQQIASNTLVRALMTAVCHSAIIFETPLRVDVTVLKLRARLLQKYLCDEQKELQALYALQALVVTLEQPANLLRMFFDALYDEDVVKEDAFYSWESSKDPAEQQGKGVALKSVTAFFNWLREAEEEESDHN
- the Eif4g1 gene encoding eukaryotic translation initiation factor 4 gamma 1 isoform X16 — its product is MPIRIRDPNQGGKDITEEIMSGARTASTPTPPQTGGGLEPQPNGESPQVAVIIRPDDRSQGAAIGGRPGLPGPEHSPGTESQPSSPSPTPSPPPILEPGSESNLGVLSIPGDTMTTGMIQMSVEESTPISCETGEPYCLSPEPTLAEPILEVEVTLSKPIPESEFSSSPLPVSTSLAPHRAETHEPNGMVPSEDLEPEVESSTEPASPPLLVCASESPVPIAPTAQPEELLNGAPSPPPAVDLSPVSEPEEQVKEVSSMAPATTLSASPPVAPLDTSPAQEEEVEEEEEGGEAESEKAAEELPLDSTPVPAQLSHNLEVAAATQVAVSVPKRRRKIKELNKKEAVGDLLDAFKEVDPAVPEVENQPPTSVNPSPESEGSTVPPQPEEADETWDSKEDKIHNAENIQPGEQKYEYKSDQWKPLNLEEKKRYDREFLLGFQFIFASMQKPEGLPHITDVVLDKANKTPLRQLDPSRLPGINCGPDFTPPFANLGRPTLNNRGPPRGGPGGELPRGPQAGLGPRRSQQGPRKETRKIISSVIMTEDIKLNKAEKAWKPSSKRTAADKDRGEEDADGSKTQDLFRRVRSILNKLTPQMFQQLMKQVTQLAIDTEERLKGVIDLIFEKAISEPNFSVAYANMCRCLMALKVPTTEKPTVTVNFRKLLLNRCQKEFEKDKDDDEVFEKKQKEMDEAATAEERGRLKEELEEARDIARRRSLGNIKFIGELFKLKMLTEAIMHDCVVKLLKNHDEESLECLCRLLTTIGKDLDFAKAKPRMDQYFNQMEKIIKEKKTSSRIRFMLQDVLDLRQSNWVPRRGDQGPKTIDQIHKEAEMEEHREHIKVQQLMAKGGDKRRGGPPGPPISRGLPLVDDGGWNTVPISKGSRPIDTSRLTKITKPGSIDSNNQLFAPGGRLSWGKGSSGGSGAKPSDTASEATRPATSTLNRFSALQQALPTENTDNRRVVQRSSLSRERGEKAGDRGDRLERSERGGDRGDRPDRARTPTTKRSFSKEVEERSRERPSQPEGLRKAASLTEDRGRDPGSPPLAPIVKREANLPPMSPPKAALSEDEVEKKSKAIIEEYLHLNDMKEAVQCVQELASPSLLFIFVRHGIESTLERSTIAREHMGRLLHQLLCSGHLSTAQYYQGLYETLELAEDMEIDIPHVWLYLAELITPILQEDGVPMGELFREITKPLRPIGKATSLLLEILGLLCKSMGPKKVGMLWREAGLSWREFLAEGQDINSFVTEQKVEYTLGEESEAPGQRALAFEELRRQLEKLLKEGSSNQRVFDWIEANLNEQQIASNTLVRALMTAVCHSAIIFETPLRVDVTVLKLRARLLQKYLCDEQKELQALYALQALVVTLEQPANLLRMFFDALYDEDVVKEDAFYSWESSKDPAEQQGKGVALKSVTAFFNWLREAEEEESDHN